In the genome of Palaemon carinicauda isolate YSFRI2023 chromosome 20, ASM3689809v2, whole genome shotgun sequence, one region contains:
- the LOC137659558 gene encoding AP-4 complex subunit sigma-1-like, with protein sequence MMQYLLITSKEGNVQFSHYFVHTHQSVRTTNEARVVGKCLNSDRDSCHFLEDGGFTLIFRWFGPCLFIVAADKSENELMVYEFLSLYVNALHRYFGKFSERHVLFNIDRLHMVLEEMVVDGEVVETSIKNALSPIQMLDTMSR encoded by the exons ATGATGCAGTATTTACTAATAACATCCAAAGAAGGAAATGTACAATTCTCTCATTATTTTGTACACACACATCAAAGTGTACGGACAACAAACGAAGCAAGAGTCGTTGGCAAATGCTTGAATAGTGATAGAGATTCC TGTCATTTTCTGGAAGATGGAGGTTTCACCCTCATTTTTCGATGGTTTGGTCCCTGCCTCTTCATCGTTGCAGCCGACAAGTCAGAAAATGAACTCATGGTGTACGAGTTCCTCAGCCTCTATGTGAATGCTCTCCATAGGTACTTTGGGAAGTTTTCCGAGCGTCACGTTCTTTTCAATATTGATAGACTTCACATGGTGCTGGAGGAAATGGTGGTGGATGGTGAAGTTGTTGaaacttctattaaaaatgctCTAAGCCCTATCCAGATGCTGGACACAATGTCCAGATAA